From Thiomicrospira sp. XS5, one genomic window encodes:
- the tgt gene encoding tRNA guanosine(34) transglycosylase Tgt, whose amino-acid sequence MKFELDKQDGRARRGRLIFDRGVVETPAFMPVGTYGSVKGMMPEEVADTGAQIILGNTFHLAIRPGTDIIEQHGDLHDFINWPGPILTDSGGFQVFSLGKMRKIVEEGVHFRNPVNGSRLFMGPEESMEIQRKLGSDIVMIFDECTPYPASHEVAAESMRLSLRWAERSKKAHEGNPSALFGIVQGGMYEDLREESIQALMEIGFDGYAIGGLSVGEPKEEMMATLDFTEPHMPKDRPRYMMGVGKPEDIVEAVRRGVDMFDCVIPTRNARNGFLFTHTGVIKIRNAVHKTSLEPLDAKCDCYTCRNYTRAYLHHLDKCGEIQGARLNTIHNLHYYQLLMKGLRDAIASDSLDAFVADFYAERDEAVPPL is encoded by the coding sequence ATGAAATTTGAATTGGATAAACAAGATGGGCGCGCGCGTCGCGGCCGATTGATTTTTGACCGCGGCGTGGTGGAAACGCCGGCCTTCATGCCGGTCGGCACCTACGGTTCGGTCAAAGGGATGATGCCGGAAGAAGTGGCCGACACCGGCGCACAGATTATTTTGGGCAATACCTTCCATTTGGCGATTCGTCCGGGGACGGATATTATCGAACAGCACGGCGATTTGCATGATTTCATTAACTGGCCGGGTCCGATTCTGACCGACTCCGGCGGGTTTCAAGTGTTCAGTCTCGGCAAGATGCGCAAGATTGTCGAAGAAGGGGTGCACTTCCGTAACCCGGTCAATGGATCGCGTTTGTTTATGGGGCCGGAAGAGTCGATGGAAATACAGCGCAAACTGGGTTCCGACATTGTGATGATTTTTGACGAATGCACGCCGTATCCGGCGTCGCACGAGGTGGCGGCCGAGTCGATGCGTTTGTCATTGCGCTGGGCGGAACGCTCCAAAAAAGCGCATGAAGGCAACCCCTCGGCCTTGTTCGGCATTGTGCAGGGTGGTATGTATGAAGATTTGCGTGAAGAGTCCATTCAGGCGTTGATGGAAATCGGTTTCGACGGCTACGCCATCGGCGGTTTGTCGGTGGGGGAACCGAAAGAAGAGATGATGGCGACTTTGGATTTCACCGAACCGCATATGCCGAAAGACCGGCCTCGTTATATGATGGGCGTCGGCAAACCGGAAGATATTGTCGAGGCGGTTCGTCGCGGCGTTGATATGTTCGACTGTGTGATTCCTACCCGCAATGCTCGAAATGGCTTCCTGTTTACGCACACAGGTGTCATCAAGATTCGGAATGCCGTCCACAAGACCAGTCTGGAGCCGTTGGATGCGAAGTGTGATTGCTATACCTGCCGCAATTACACACGGGCTTATCTGCACCATTTGGATAAGTGCGGAGAAATCCAGGGCGCGCGTTTAAATACCATCCACAATCTGCATTATTATCAGTTATTAATGAAAGGGTTACGTGACGCTATCGCATCGGACTCATTAGACGCTTTTGTGGCGGATTTTTATGCTGAGCGAGACGAGGCGGTACCGCCGTTGTGA
- the yajC gene encoding preprotein translocase subunit YajC: MILISDAMAEGGAAAQGSGFEALLPLVLLFVVFYFLLIRPQQKKVKEHKKLVQALGKGAEVVTYGGLAGKIRELDENFVDLEIADNVTVKVERQNVARELPKGTLKGTAE; encoded by the coding sequence ATGATTTTGATTTCTGATGCCATGGCAGAAGGCGGCGCGGCCGCACAAGGAAGTGGTTTTGAAGCGTTGCTTCCGTTGGTTCTATTGTTTGTGGTGTTTTACTTTTTGTTGATTCGTCCACAGCAAAAGAAAGTCAAAGAGCATAAGAAACTGGTTCAAGCGCTGGGGAAAGGTGCCGAAGTCGTTACTTACGGCGGTTTGGCTGGTAAAATCCGCGAATTGGATGAAAACTTCGTCGATTTGGAAATCGCCGACAACGTGACCGTCAAAGTTGAACGTCAAAACGTTGCCCGTGAATTGCCGAAAGGAACATTGAAAGGGACTGCGGAATAA
- the secD gene encoding protein translocase subunit SecD, whose product MFESRQKVISNHYPAWKYLLLLVVIVLGLIYAAPNLFGDDPAVQVSPAKSVQFDASTEKTIESTLAKADLDPKSLKYQNGQFLIRFHNADDQLKAKSVLKEVLGRQAVVALNLAPATPEFLRALGAQPMYLGLDLRGGVHFLMDVDMEAAIEKNYNRYVDEIKATFRKERIRYLGVEYQQDHLMAKFRDAASVEAADKALQEAYPAQFNLIQKPDEHALEIRLLPKTLEEARTYALKQNITTLRNRINELGVAEPVIQQQGDRRIVVQLPGVQDTAKAKEILGATATLEFRLVEEKGDAARAEKTGYAPNGSRLYHFRNGRPILLKRSVIVTGDNVINAQSGIDAEAGSPEVTVTLDGVGGRKMLATTKENIGNRMAVVFIENRIDTIEKGDETIKKRVTTKDVINAAVIRGQFANRFQITGLDSPQEAQDLALLLRAGALAAPMEIVEERTVGPSLGQDNINQGMMSVIVGFLLVLVIMVWRYKVFGMIANVALTLNLVLIVAVLSLLQATLTLPGIAGIVLTVGMAVDANVLIFERIREELRNSSVQSAIHAGYEKAFVTIADANITTLLAAIVLFSFGTGPIKGFAITLSIGIITSMFTAILGTRAVVNALYGNKPVEKLSV is encoded by the coding sequence ATGTTTGAATCAAGACAAAAAGTCATCAGTAATCACTACCCTGCCTGGAAATATCTACTCTTGCTCGTTGTCATCGTGCTCGGGTTGATTTATGCCGCTCCGAACCTGTTCGGGGACGATCCAGCGGTGCAGGTATCGCCGGCAAAGTCGGTGCAGTTTGATGCCAGTACCGAAAAAACCATTGAATCCACTTTGGCGAAAGCCGACCTGGACCCGAAATCCTTAAAATATCAAAACGGACAGTTTCTGATTCGCTTTCATAATGCCGACGATCAGTTAAAAGCGAAAAGTGTGCTGAAAGAGGTGTTAGGGCGTCAGGCTGTGGTGGCTTTGAACTTGGCACCGGCCACACCGGAGTTTCTGAGAGCACTCGGTGCACAGCCAATGTACCTTGGGCTGGATTTGCGCGGTGGGGTGCATTTCCTGATGGATGTCGACATGGAAGCGGCCATTGAGAAAAACTACAACCGTTATGTGGATGAAATCAAAGCCACTTTCCGAAAAGAGCGCATTCGTTACCTGGGCGTGGAATACCAGCAAGATCACTTGATGGCGAAGTTCCGCGATGCGGCCAGCGTGGAAGCCGCTGACAAAGCGCTTCAGGAGGCCTATCCGGCTCAGTTCAATCTGATTCAAAAACCGGACGAGCATGCATTGGAAATCCGCTTGCTTCCAAAAACATTGGAAGAGGCGCGTACCTATGCGCTGAAGCAAAACATCACCACTTTGCGTAACCGTATCAACGAACTGGGGGTCGCTGAACCGGTGATTCAACAGCAAGGTGATCGCCGTATCGTCGTGCAACTGCCCGGCGTGCAAGATACCGCCAAAGCGAAGGAAATTCTTGGAGCAACCGCCACGTTGGAATTCCGTCTGGTGGAAGAAAAAGGCGACGCGGCGCGTGCTGAAAAAACCGGCTATGCGCCGAACGGTTCACGTTTATACCACTTCCGAAATGGGCGTCCGATTTTGCTGAAACGCAGTGTGATCGTGACCGGTGACAATGTCATTAACGCGCAATCCGGCATTGATGCCGAAGCCGGTTCGCCGGAAGTGACCGTGACCTTGGACGGGGTCGGCGGGCGTAAAATGCTGGCGACGACGAAGGAAAACATTGGTAACCGCATGGCGGTGGTGTTCATTGAAAATCGCATCGACACCATCGAGAAAGGCGATGAAACCATTAAAAAACGCGTCACCACCAAAGACGTGATCAATGCGGCGGTAATTCGCGGTCAGTTCGCGAACCGTTTCCAAATCACCGGTCTGGATAGCCCGCAAGAAGCACAGGACTTAGCGCTGCTGTTGCGAGCCGGTGCGCTGGCCGCGCCGATGGAAATTGTCGAAGAACGGACGGTGGGCCCAAGCTTGGGGCAGGATAATATCAACCAGGGCATGATGTCCGTGATTGTTGGTTTCCTATTGGTCTTGGTCATTATGGTTTGGCGTTATAAAGTGTTCGGCATGATCGCCAATGTGGCGTTGACGTTAAACTTGGTATTGATTGTGGCTGTGTTGTCGTTGTTGCAAGCCACTTTGACCTTGCCGGGGATTGCGGGCATTGTCTTGACCGTCGGGATGGCAGTGGACGCCAATGTACTGATTTTTGAGCGGATTCGCGAAGAGCTGCGTAATTCGTCGGTGCAATCCGCCATTCATGCCGGTTATGAAAAAGCTTTTGTGACCATTGCGGATGCCAATATCACGACCTTGTTGGCGGCGATTGTCTTGTTCAGCTTCGGCACCGGGCCGATTAAAGGCTTTGCAATTACGCTGTCCATCGGGATTATTACCTCCATGTTCACGGCCATCTTGGGCACAAGAGCTGTGGTGAACGCGCTATACGGCAATAAGCCGGTAGAGAAGTTATCGGTTTAG